ATTTGTACAAATACCACCATTCAATATAGGCACTTTTAACTTCGGCAGTCAGATTGAGCCGTGTCTGCTCGTACTTCCACCATTCCGTATCGGCCTCGACCGAAGCCATTTTGGCCTTGAGATCGAGTTTTCCGGGAAAAGGGAACTCCTGGCTGAAATTGAGCATTCGAGCACTGGCGGGGTCTTCGGATTGAAGGTCGAACGATGGCAACGGGTTGATGTTTCCAGCGTAACTGTAGGTCACTATTGGTTCCGGCAAAGCTTTCGCCTGCGGCACCCGTGCTCGCATCCGATCAAAATTGCGGGCCATGGATTGGATTTCAGGGTTGTGCTCCAACGAGTCCGCTACCAGGTCACGCAGTAGCACCAGTGACGGCTGAGGTGCGGAGGCTGGTGGTATTGGTGTTTGCTGGGCACCCACCGGAACCCACCAGCCATCGCAGACCAGCCACACCACCAGCCACCCAGCCAGGGACATACTTCCCGTAGGGTTTTTAGAGCCAGGCTTGAACCATTTCATAAGGCCCCCTGCAACTATTAATGCGAATTAAGAGTTGAAAAAATAAGCGGATTTGAGCCCAGGAACTGAGCGGCAGGCTCGGAGCCCAGAGTTGCACCCTGGGCTCTGAGCCTGCGTCTCCTTCGTAGACTGAGAACCAAAACCACTTCAACCCTGCATTCGCATTATTGTTTTGGTCGTGGTTCGTTGCCTTGCATTTCCTTGGCTCGAAAAGTGTGAAACTCAGCCATCCATTCGGCTTCGCGAGCCAGGGATTCGGCGGCGGTAATGTAGTGCTCACAATGGAGACGCATCTTTTTCACATAGCTGTTTTCAATCACTTCCTTGGTTTGAGGAACCCGCTTTTTGTAATCAGCCAGCATTTTGTGGTGGAATTCGGCTTCCGCGCGGTATTCAGCGGCTTTCTTGCGGTAGCTTTCCGCCATCGCCAGATGTTCCGCCGCTGTTTGCGGCGGTTTGTCTGTCTGAGGCAGGGATTGTTCAATCGTTGGTGTTGATGTGGCTGGTTGCCCGAAACCCGAAACGGTCACTGCTGTTCTTGCAAAGGCAATCAGCAGGGCCACCACCACTGCCATTGCCGCCACTGTTTTTCTGAATCGTTCCAGTTGGTTCATAACCTACCTCCTCAATCCGTTTCAAACGCGCACTGCTTCAGTCACCAGATAATAGAACAAATCCTGTACCATACCCGGAGAACCAGGGGATCGTCGGATACGTCAATCAAACCAGAGGGTTAGGAACCGCCTCAATCAATCCCCAACCAGGGATGTGTCTGAAAACAAACAGTGAGGTGTCTACCTGACAGACAGTTTCACGCCCTGTGCTTCCTGCCGGATACGGTATAATTGCGGTTATGGAGTGGCATAGTGGTTGCGCTCCAATTTTTGATACCAGACGCTCTGCGGCCAAAGGGAAGGCGACATGGAACCCATTCAGCGATTGATTCGGAACGGAAACCCGGAAACTATGATGATCGTGGTGGTGGTGGTCCTCATCACGGGACTCCATTTTTTGACCAGCACCAAATACCTGCTCCTGCACGAAATTTTTCAGCGGTTGTACTACGTTCCGATCATTTATGCGGCCTACCGGTACGGTGTGCGAGGTGGGCTGGCAACTTCCATTTTTAGCAGTCTGATTTACCTGCCGCATATTTTTCAGCATTGGGACCACTATGAAATCTACATGCTCAACCAGTTAGCCGAAGTGCTGTTGTTTCAAGTTGTGGCAGTCGTGACCGGAATCCTGGCGAATGCGGAACGGGTCCAGCGAACCCGGAGCGAGCAGGCAGCGAGCGAACGGCAACAGGCATATGAGGAACTCAAGCAAACCGTTGAGCAACTAATGGTCGCGGAGCGGATGACAACCCTGGCCCAGCTTTCACTGGCGTTAGTTCACGAAATCCGAAATCCATTGGGTGGGATTCGCGGGGCTGCCGAAGCACTGGAAACCGTCCTTCCGCCGACCGCGTCCAGTGGTGAATTCCTCGCCATTATTCAAGCCGAAGTTACCCGGCTCAACCGCCTGGTAACCGAATTCCTTGAATTCGGACGACCTCGCGTCCCCGAAAAACTTCCAACGCCGCCCAAGGAGCTGATTCAATCGGTGATCCGACTCACTAAACAACATCTCAAGGAACACAAGGTTGAAGTGAAAACTGATTTGGCGCCTGACCTGCCACAGATTCTGATTGATTCCGAACAAATCAAACAGGTTCTGATCAACTTGATCTTGAATGCCCTGGAGGCCATGCCTGACGGCGGCGAACTGTATCTCGGGGCACATTTACAGCACAATGAGCTGGAAATCCGAATTGCCGATACCGGGCATGGCGTCAGCGAAGAAATTCGCGAACGGCTGTTTCAACCCTTTGTTACCACTAAGGCAAAAGGTTCCGGGTTGGGGCTGGCGATTTGCGGCAAACTGGTCACCCAAAACGGCGGCACCATTTCGGCGGAAAACGGAAGTGATCGGGGAACCGTGCTCTGGCTCCGCTTTCCGATCTGACGAAGGAGGCTAAGGCTATGACCCCTGAACCCAAAATGCTCTTGCTGGTTGACGACGACGACAGCCTTCGGCGGGTCCTCCATCATCATTTGACGCAGGCCGGATATCAGGTTCTGACGGCGGCCAATGGTGAAGACGGCCTGCGGCTGTATACCGAAAACCCGGTCTCCCTCGTCATCACCGACGTGCTCATGGAAGGGATGGACGGAACGGAACTCCTTCGCCGGATTCGTGCCCTAAGCGACGAGGCGATGGTGATTGTTATCACAGCTCACGGCACGATTGAAGCGGCGGTGACCGCCATGAAACTTGGCGCCTTCGACTACATCACCAAACCATTCAACCGTGAGGAATTGTTACTGACGGTTTCCAAGGGCCTCCAGTTCACTGATTTGGTGCGGGAAAACAAGTCCCTCAAGCGGTTCATCAACGAGCATTTTTCCATCACCAATCTGGTTGGGGCCTCCACCGGGATGCGCAAAGTCCTGACCCTGGTTGAAAAAGTCGCCCGGACCGACGCCATCGTCCTGATTACTGGGGAGAGCGGTACTGGTAAAGAACTCATCGCCAAAGCCATCCATCAGAACAGCCGCCGCCGGGACAAACCGTTTGTCGTAATCAACTGCGGCGCGATTCCGGAAGGACTACTTGAATCGGAACTGTTCGGCCATAAAAAAGGGGCGTTCACCGGTGCTATCGCTGATGCCCGAGGGGTGCTTGAGTCGGCTGAAGGTGGAACAGTCTTTCTGGATGAAATCGGAGAACTCCCCCTGTCGCTCCAGGTCAAACTTCTGCGGGTGCTTCAGGAAGGAGAATTTCTTCGCGTTGGGGACCATGCCCCGCACCGGGTCAATGTGCGGTTTCTGGCTGCCACCAACCGATCACTTGATAAAATGATCGCAGAGGGAGATTTTCGGGAAGACCTGTATTTTCGTCTCAACGTCGTTCCGCTGGTCCTTCCACCTTTACGTGACCGCCGGGAAGACATTCCGATCCTGGCTGACATGTTTTTGACCGACCTGGCCAATAAGTACAGCCGTCCCTACCTGCGGATCGAAAAAGACGTCTTTCGCTACCTCGGCGCCTACCCCTGGCCTGGAAACATCCGCGAACTCAAAAACACGATTGAACGCATGGTGGTGCTGGCTGAAGGCGATACCATCACGCTGTCAGATTTGCCCGAACCATTTATCAAGCCAGCGGCCACCGTCGGACGGGTGACGCTGCACCTTCCCGACGAAGGAATTGACCTGGACGCAGTGGAAAAGGAAATTTTGGTCCAGGCGCTGGAGAAAAATGGGTGGAATCAAACCCACACTGCGCGCTATCTCAGCCTGACGCGTAGCGCCTTGATTTACCGGATGCAAAAATTTGCACTCGATGAACACTCGTACAAACGACATCCGGCCTAACCCAGAAAAACCTGTTGACTGGGGATTATTATTTTCAGGATTCCTCGACCGGGTCGAAGTAACAGCTCAGTAGAGCGTGTCGCAGAACGGATCTTTGGAAAGAAAAGAAATCAGGGATAAGAGACTTGAAACAGAAAGACGGTATAGGGTTTCCTAAAGAAATATGAAAAACCGAGAGGAAACCCATGACCGAACCAAAGAAGTGTACTGAGAAGAGGCCACCGGAACCAAGAGTTCGGTCATCACGCTTGAATTTCACAAAATTCGAAGTTGATCCAGCGCCCATCCGGGCGCGAATCTGGCCAGGATCTGGGTCCGGTGGTTGCGTGTCCAAAGCGACGCTGGCCACCGGTTACTGTCCATCGTCCTCCGGACGGAAAATATCAGGATCAAGCAACTTTTTCACAATGAAGTTGGATTTCTCCGTTCCGGAAAGGGTGGATTGAGCATCCTGAAAGGCTGCTGTTCGGATAGCCGGTCGGTTGGCCGCTTTTGGGCCTACCACCGGACACCAAGGTTACTCCGTTGTTGCTCCCCGCTTCGCCCGCGCACCGCAGGTGCGCGGGCGAAGCGGGAGAGGGTGGAGAATGGCCGGTGTCCGGTGGTAGCTCACAAAGCTTCGCAACCGACCGGCTATCCGAACCGCAACGCTTCGCGGTGCCAAACCAGCACCCCATCTGACGGGCAACTCAGTTTGTCAACTTCGTTTGACCTTTCCGCAATGGAGGTTGGATTTTTCATCGGTTGTCATCTTTCCAAAGGTATTTTATATTGAGGCTTCGGCACTAACTTTTGCTTGTTGCTTACCTTATTGGAACCCTTTTTCCGCTCAAAGTTCAACGCACAGGTGTTTTTTTCTATCCGCTCAAGCGTGAACTTCGAGAAACTGAGTCAACCTCTATGCCGGCTCCCCACTATCGCCAACGTCTCAAGCATTTGGATGACCTTCTGCATATCAACTATCAGAAGTTAGCTGAATTCGAGCGTGAGCTTGCCATTACTGCCGATACAAGCAAAAGCTTTGAGTTGAAAACGAAAATTAAAGAAATCAAAGCGGTTATTGATGAGCACGAAACCGAATATGACCACCTGGAAGCCAAATTATCAGCGAACACGCCAACTGATCCGGTTCAACCACCGTCAACGCCGCCACCGGTTTCGGACCCAGTACCCCTACCACTCAAGCCGACCTTTAAAAACAGCCTTGGCATGGAGTTTGTACTGATTCCAGCCGGGAGTTTTTTGATGGGCTCGACTGATGCTGAGGTTGAGGCTGCTTTGGCTGACGCGAAACGGTATGACCAAAATGCCAAACGAGAATGGTTTACTCGTGAACAACCCCAGCATCGAGTCACTTTCGACCAGCCTTTTTACCTGGGGAAATTCCAGGTAACCCAGGCGCAATGGCAAACAGTGATGGGAAACAATCCATCATCTTTTAAAGGCGATACTTTGCCGGTCGAGCGAGTATCCTGGAATGACTGCCAGGAATTCCTGAAAAAGCTGAATGCCAAAAAAGATGGCTACCTCTATCGGTTGCCGAGTGAGGCGGAGTGGGAATATGCCTGCCGGGCTGGGACAACGACCCCGTTCTCGTTTGGGGAAACGATCACAACTGACCAGGTAAACTATGATGGGAAGTACCCTTATGGGAATGCTTCCAAAGGTGAGTATCGTCAAAAAACCACGCCGGTCGGAAGTTTTCCGGCGAATGTCTGGGGGCTTCACGATATGCACGGGAATGTCTGGGAATGGTGTCAGGATTGGTTTCAGGACACGTATGCCGGGGCACCGGATGACGGGAGTGCACGAGAGTCGGGGTCCGATAAACAATTCCGCGTGATGCGGGGCGGTTCTTGGTTCAACTTTGCCAAATACTGCCGGTCGGCGAACCGCGACAGGGACGATCCAGTGGTCGGCAGCGGGGACTTCGGTTTTCGGGTGGTTGCGGCGAGGACTCTAAATCATTGATGCACTTTGATTTATGCACTCTTGACCGCGCGGTTTTTGCGCGGTCCCGAAATTTTTCCTTCTGTAAATTTTTTGGCCCCCGCTGGTTCATGAGTTCAGAGCTGCTGCCTGGAAGGTTCAGCGTTTCGTCTTTCGACGAGAGATTTTTCTTCCGGGGGCTTGAGCCGACGAAAGTTATAGAATAAGGCCAGGTCATAGATGATTTTGAGCCCGCCCGCCACAAAGAACGGCGCCCCAAAGAGCGCATGTGCAAAAAACAGCCCGGTGACACATGGGGAGATTGAACTTGAGGCAGTGCGGACGATAGCCGTAATGCCGGCAGCGGCTGAACGTTCATCCGGTGCCACCACCGCCATGACGTAGGACTGGCGGGTTGGGACATCCATCTGAGAAATGCTGAACCGGAGCAGCAACACGCTCACTGCGAGCGGTAAGTTCGGCATCAGCGGCACGAAAATCAAAAGAAGATTGGAGGGAATGTGGGTAAACACCATGGTGTTGATCAACCCAAACCGCTCTGCCAGGCGTGCTGCAAGCAGTGCTGAGAACCCGGCCAGAATGTTTCCTCCAAAGAAAATTCCTCCCAAGACTGCTGGGTTCACACCAAACCGCACCACAAACCAGTAGGCCAGCAAGCTTTGCACCAGCAGGCCACCCGCAAACGAATCCACCATGAACAGGCCGGAAAGCTTTAACACGACCTTTTGAGACCGATGGAGACCAAACCGGGAGGGTTTCGGAGGCGTGATTTTTTGGTTGACTTCGGCTGCTTCAGAGAGTTTCAAAAAGCACAACCCCAGTACAGCCCCCAACAGCCCATACCCGATGAGGACCAGCCGGTAGCTTTGGAATGCAGTGGTTCCGGCTCCCTGCAACATTTGTGTGAGGATGCCGCTGGCCAGTGATCCAGCCGCCGTTGCAAACGAGCCAACGAGGTTGTACCAGGCAAAAACACGGGTCCGATGCTCATTCGGGGTGGTTTGTGACAGGATGGCCTGTTCAATTGAGAGAAATGATCCAACTTCGCCACCGCTGGGACTGATCGTTCCAATGATTCCAGCCACAATCAATATGAAAAAGT
The Acidobacteriota bacterium DNA segment above includes these coding regions:
- a CDS encoding DUF4118 domain-containing protein; amino-acid sequence: MEPIQRLIRNGNPETMMIVVVVVLITGLHFLTSTKYLLLHEIFQRLYYVPIIYAAYRYGVRGGLATSIFSSLIYLPHIFQHWDHYEIYMLNQLAEVLLFQVVAVVTGILANAERVQRTRSEQAASERQQAYEELKQTVEQLMVAERMTTLAQLSLALVHEIRNPLGGIRGAAEALETVLPPTASSGEFLAIIQAEVTRLNRLVTEFLEFGRPRVPEKLPTPPKELIQSVIRLTKQHLKEHKVEVKTDLAPDLPQILIDSEQIKQVLINLILNALEAMPDGGELYLGAHLQHNELEIRIADTGHGVSEEIRERLFQPFVTTKAKGSGLGLAICGKLVTQNGGTISAENGSDRGTVLWLRFPI
- a CDS encoding sigma-54-dependent Fis family transcriptional regulator, producing MTPEPKMLLLVDDDDSLRRVLHHHLTQAGYQVLTAANGEDGLRLYTENPVSLVITDVLMEGMDGTELLRRIRALSDEAMVIVITAHGTIEAAVTAMKLGAFDYITKPFNREELLLTVSKGLQFTDLVRENKSLKRFINEHFSITNLVGASTGMRKVLTLVEKVARTDAIVLITGESGTGKELIAKAIHQNSRRRDKPFVVINCGAIPEGLLESELFGHKKGAFTGAIADARGVLESAEGGTVFLDEIGELPLSLQVKLLRVLQEGEFLRVGDHAPHRVNVRFLAATNRSLDKMIAEGDFREDLYFRLNVVPLVLPPLRDRREDIPILADMFLTDLANKYSRPYLRIEKDVFRYLGAYPWPGNIRELKNTIERMVVLAEGDTITLSDLPEPFIKPAATVGRVTLHLPDEGIDLDAVEKEILVQALEKNGWNQTHTARYLSLTRSALIYRMQKFALDEHSYKRHPA
- a CDS encoding formylglycine-generating enzyme family protein, with protein sequence MPAPHYRQRLKHLDDLLHINYQKLAEFERELAITADTSKSFELKTKIKEIKAVIDEHETEYDHLEAKLSANTPTDPVQPPSTPPPVSDPVPLPLKPTFKNSLGMEFVLIPAGSFLMGSTDAEVEAALADAKRYDQNAKREWFTREQPQHRVTFDQPFYLGKFQVTQAQWQTVMGNNPSSFKGDTLPVERVSWNDCQEFLKKLNAKKDGYLYRLPSEAEWEYACRAGTTTPFSFGETITTDQVNYDGKYPYGNASKGEYRQKTTPVGSFPANVWGLHDMHGNVWEWCQDWFQDTYAGAPDDGSARESGSDKQFRVMRGGSWFNFAKYCRSANRDRDDPVVGSGDFGFRVVAARTLNH
- a CDS encoding MFS transporter gives rise to the protein MSRLLTQDGKLLFLTRIVRLFAYGFLSVVLTLYLVQAGLTDRQIGLLLTLTLVGDTAVTLWITLVADRIGRRKMLLLGAGLMVLAGVVFALTNNFFILIVAGIIGTISPSGGEVGSFLSIEQAILSQTTPNEHRTRVFAWYNLVGSFATAAGSLASGILTQMLQGAGTTAFQSYRLVLIGYGLLGAVLGLCFLKLSEAAEVNQKITPPKPSRFGLHRSQKVVLKLSGLFMVDSFAGGLLVQSLLAYWFVVRFGVNPAVLGGIFFGGNILAGFSALLAARLAERFGLINTMVFTHIPSNLLLIFVPLMPNLPLAVSVLLLRFSISQMDVPTRQSYVMAVVAPDERSAAAGITAIVRTASSSISPCVTGLFFAHALFGAPFFVAGGLKIIYDLALFYNFRRLKPPEEKSLVERRNAEPSRQQL